In Haloarcula salinisoli, one genomic interval encodes:
- a CDS encoding winged helix-turn-helix transcriptional regulator, with amino-acid sequence MTGHGGPTGAHAESEPLRRATAILGKKWHPVLLYTLLTDGPLGFNDMKGRIDGISDKVLSEALDDLQEAGLVVRDVVEDKPVRVNYSLTPAGRDLEPIIEELLEWSHEHLTESR; translated from the coding sequence ATGACAGGGCACGGGGGCCCGACAGGTGCCCACGCAGAGAGCGAGCCCCTCCGCCGGGCGACCGCCATACTGGGCAAAAAATGGCACCCGGTGTTGCTCTATACGCTTCTGACTGACGGACCGCTTGGCTTTAACGACATGAAGGGCCGCATCGACGGTATCTCCGATAAGGTACTGTCCGAGGCACTGGACGACTTACAGGAGGCCGGGCTGGTCGTCCGCGACGTGGTCGAGGACAAACCCGTCCGGGTGAACTACTCGCTGACTCCCGCCGGGCGGGACCTCGAGCCCATCATCGAGGAGCTGCTGGAGTGGAGCCACGAGCACCTCACCGAGAGTCGCTAG
- a CDS encoding DUF6432 family protein: MRAKPEYRNRDETEVVVLDALADRHQEGMTVFEIRSRADVTIDQIEDALAALKDDDLIVVEKDEERTLILPDEDVVGPETNDEDVSLLDKLRGKLPF; encoded by the coding sequence ATGAGAGCGAAGCCGGAGTACCGCAATCGGGACGAGACGGAGGTTGTGGTACTCGACGCGCTCGCGGACCGCCACCAGGAGGGGATGACGGTGTTCGAGATTCGCTCGCGAGCCGACGTGACCATCGACCAGATCGAGGACGCGTTGGCCGCGCTGAAAGACGACGACCTCATCGTCGTCGAGAAGGACGAGGAACGGACCCTGATTCTGCCCGACGAGGACGTGGTGGGGCCGGAGACAAACGATGAAGACGTGTCGCTACTCGACAAACTCCGCGGCAAGTTGCCGTTCTAG
- a CDS encoding transcription antitermination protein, whose product MDAADTIAAVEEATTTERTRIGSDKALIAATGANLEADAVWTAAATRESGVADALEGWAADATGGDAIADAFDRAGRAARDRAERIDATPGEPDALSSHLDTLDGTPERVGAGLVAVPLVLDRFYLQVVSFFVNEADEGSADVARDLRSGASDFGPARDALAELDESGREQARDAAAEAITVVYEEYASGLESMGLDPKPVC is encoded by the coding sequence ATGGACGCCGCCGACACTATCGCGGCTGTCGAGGAGGCGACGACGACCGAGCGAACCCGAATCGGCTCGGACAAGGCGCTCATCGCTGCGACGGGCGCGAATCTCGAGGCCGACGCCGTCTGGACTGCTGCGGCGACCCGGGAGTCCGGTGTCGCCGACGCACTTGAGGGCTGGGCGGCCGACGCGACGGGCGGTGACGCTATCGCCGACGCGTTCGACCGGGCCGGGCGGGCGGCGCGCGACCGGGCGGAACGAATCGACGCGACGCCGGGCGAGCCCGACGCGCTCTCGTCACACCTCGATACCCTCGACGGGACTCCGGAGCGAGTCGGGGCGGGACTCGTCGCGGTTCCGCTCGTGCTCGACCGGTTCTATCTGCAGGTGGTGAGTTTCTTCGTCAACGAGGCCGACGAGGGCAGCGCCGACGTGGCTCGGGACCTCCGAAGCGGCGCGAGCGACTTCGGCCCGGCCCGCGACGCCCTCGCCGAACTCGATGAGTCCGGGCGCGAGCAGGCCCGAGACGCGGCTGCCGAGGCGATTACGGTCGTCTACGAGGAGTACGCGTCGGGGCTCGAATCGATGGGGCTGGACCCGAAGCCGGTGTGCTGA
- a CDS encoding MBL fold metallo-hydrolase, translating to MTENPPDPPAEHPSLSAATLKERLDAGDTVRLLDVRDRDEFEPWHIDGPTVTATQLPFAKFLQAKVTGDVDGLLDAVAGEGPITAVCARGEASAFVAGLLVDHGVDARNLADGMEGWARLYDAHELPTDAATILQYERPASGCLSYLVVSDGEAVVIDPLRAFTDRYVADAAAHDATLTYAVDTHIHADHVSGLRQLADHGVEPVVPAPAVDRGVTFDVTALPADGSLSVGATTLDALPLPGHTTGMTGFRVGDTLLSGDSIFLESVARPDLEAGDEGAPDLARTLYETLTERLAELPDETLVAPGHHSETTEPADDGTYTARLGELRDRLPALALDRERFVERLCGDIPPRPANFERIVAINLGTDTADDDTAFELELGPNNCAAAPL from the coding sequence ATGACCGAGAACCCACCCGACCCGCCAGCCGAGCACCCCTCGCTCTCGGCGGCGACGCTGAAAGAACGGCTCGACGCGGGCGACACCGTCCGGCTGCTCGACGTCCGCGACCGCGACGAGTTCGAGCCGTGGCACATCGACGGCCCGACAGTGACGGCGACGCAGCTCCCCTTCGCGAAGTTCCTGCAGGCGAAAGTGACCGGCGACGTCGACGGCCTGCTCGATGCCGTCGCAGGCGAGGGCCCTATCACCGCCGTCTGCGCCCGCGGCGAGGCCAGTGCCTTCGTCGCCGGCCTGCTCGTCGACCACGGCGTCGACGCCCGGAACCTCGCCGACGGCATGGAGGGGTGGGCGCGACTCTACGACGCCCACGAGCTGCCCACCGACGCGGCGACCATCCTGCAGTACGAGCGCCCAGCGTCGGGCTGTCTCTCCTACCTGGTCGTCAGCGACGGCGAGGCCGTCGTCATCGACCCGCTCCGGGCCTTTACCGACCGCTACGTCGCCGACGCCGCCGCCCACGACGCGACGCTGACGTATGCCGTCGACACCCACATCCACGCCGACCACGTCAGCGGCCTCCGCCAGCTCGCCGACCACGGCGTCGAACCGGTCGTCCCTGCCCCCGCCGTCGACCGCGGGGTTACCTTCGACGTGACTGCGCTCCCCGCCGACGGCTCGCTGTCGGTCGGCGCGACCACCCTCGATGCGCTCCCGCTGCCGGGCCACACCACCGGGATGACCGGCTTCCGCGTCGGCGACACGCTACTGTCCGGCGACAGCATCTTCCTCGAGAGCGTCGCCCGCCCGGACCTCGAGGCCGGCGACGAGGGCGCCCCGGACCTCGCACGCACGCTCTACGAGACTCTGACCGAGCGACTGGCCGAACTGCCAGACGAGACGCTCGTCGCGCCGGGCCACCACAGCGAGACGACCGAGCCGGCCGACGACGGCACCTACACCGCTCGGCTCGGCGAGCTACGGGACCGGCTTCCGGCGCTCGCACTCGACCGCGAGCGCTTCGTCGAGCGTCTCTGTGGCGACATCCCCCCACGGCCCGCCAACTTCGAGCGCATCGTCGCGATCAATCTGGGCACCGATACGGCCGACGACGACACCGCGTTCGAGCTGGAACTGGGCCCGAACAACTGCGCGGCGGCGCCGCTCTAG
- a CDS encoding ABC transporter ATP-binding protein has translation MSSPTLAIRTDGLQKRYGDAVAVDGIDLTVESGSVFGFLGPNGAGKTSTIRILTTLTEPTAGSAHVAGHPVSDRATVVEHIGFLPEEPPLYDELTGREQLEYIAGLRGHEDWDRVEALLSRFDLAADADRRVGTYSKGMKQKLGLVQALLHDPDVLFLDEPTSGLDPRAARTVRNTIDEVAAAETTVFLSTHILPVVEELADTVGVLYDGELVAEGAPAELTNRAETGTTLEDVFLDVTSEDHAQR, from the coding sequence GTGAGCTCGCCGACGCTTGCGATTCGAACAGACGGCCTGCAGAAACGGTACGGTGACGCCGTCGCCGTCGACGGCATCGACCTCACCGTCGAGTCGGGGAGCGTCTTCGGCTTTCTCGGCCCCAACGGGGCCGGAAAGACCTCAACCATCCGCATCCTGACGACGCTGACCGAACCGACCGCGGGCAGCGCTCACGTCGCCGGCCACCCCGTCAGCGACCGGGCGACCGTGGTCGAACACATCGGCTTTCTCCCCGAGGAACCGCCGCTGTACGACGAACTCACCGGCCGCGAGCAACTGGAGTACATCGCCGGGCTGCGCGGTCACGAGGACTGGGACCGGGTGGAGGCGCTGCTCTCCCGGTTCGACCTCGCCGCGGACGCCGACCGCCGGGTCGGGACCTACTCGAAGGGGATGAAACAGAAGCTCGGCCTGGTCCAGGCGCTCCTCCACGACCCCGACGTGCTCTTTCTGGACGAGCCGACGAGCGGGCTCGACCCCAGAGCGGCCCGCACCGTTCGCAACACCATCGACGAGGTCGCCGCCGCGGAGACGACCGTGTTCCTCTCGACGCACATCCTCCCGGTCGTCGAGGAGCTGGCCGACACCGTCGGCGTGCTCTACGACGGCGAACTCGTGGCCGAGGGCGCGCCTGCGGAACTGACCAACCGGGCCGAGACCGGGACCACGCTGGAAGACGTGTTCCTCGACGTCACCAGCGAAGACCACGCACAGCGATGA